AATGCGACCTAGGATGCCATAGTAAAATGACTCAATACATTATGTAactgtgaccgggtcttacgtcaattgcgtggatagccgctgtttacaaactacagagagacaactgggggtggatttgaaacgccggcacaggcgcgcaggatttattaacacaaacagaaatgaaagtaaaggtggtcatgtgacgttaccagccatggtaacgcacagaggacacatacagcaagctgtacaaaaggcaaaataaaacacagtacaaaaactacaaataaaaggtgccccagagggcgagcgctagccttaaaacgaggcgtcccgctcccctctggcatggcgttacagtcgcctcgaaccatctcccgcggatgcttttgaactaacggacactcggtcaagacccgcccacctgccgattgaggtccagcacagccaatcacctgctgcccttcccctcaaccaagcctagcaggcagcaagtctcaatcgagcgcccgtctgtaaaacaataattcaattaaacaaatcaactccaaaacacacaataaacccatttccccatacaacttatatccacactaaatacacacgtgcagggcaatcaccctgctacagtaACCTATAGGCTATATTATTACAAATATAAACACAAGTCGGCCTAAACACATTCTGGTGGTTAAGGTGATTATATTAGGCCATGCAATGTAAGCTATTACATTCCATAAACTCAGCTATAAAATGATACCCTTATCCAAAAGCTAAATatttatgagaagaaaaaaatccaAATGAAAAGACTACATTAGGCAAAATGATACTGATGACCTTGATGATCACATTTGTCCTTTCAATAGATTACAATGGGTATAGGCCTATCTTCTAGTGTTAAGCGCTCCTCATTGAAGTCATTGTGTTTCCCTTATACCGAGGTACAGGAGCACACATGACCACTAAGACTACAATAAGCACCAGAGGCTGGAGCAGTTTCGTGGCCAGGACATATTTTTGAACATTTTACAAGAGCTTATTAGATTAGAGATTAAACATGTTTTAGGTTCCACAAGCACTTTAAGGTGGCAGTTGCACCACCTGCCAGCTAAATTAGGATTTAGCATTTTGTCATCTCTAGTTCTAAATTCATAATCCCAACAGCTCACAGTGCATGCTTTTGGCTTTTCAACATGTTCATATTTTGAATTTTGAGTAGCAATATATTTAGACAATGAGTTCTAACTGTGAAGATATTTAAATGCCTATTACAATAATGTAGGCATACGTTGAATGTATAATGAGCGGTATAGACATATTTGAACAGTCATACTATAACATTTTCCCCATTCCCATGTGACAGGATTTAAGCAAACAGAGCTGTGCCAAAAACCAACTCACTTGACCAAACCAGCCTATAGATTTTAAAATTAAGAATAGCATATTAATTTACTGTTAGTTAGCATACCACAAGCAGGATACTAATAATCATTTCCTTGACAGCTAATGTATTTTAATCATTCTAGGTGACACCAGTGTACaggaaatgcaattttaaaactTAAAGTCTTAAATATTCCATGATTTTCAAAGTCTGCATtgctgaataataataagaagaagtacTTGTGTATTTCTACACTTCCACAAATTTCTCACTGACTTcctcagatatttttttttaatttattttcccccaatttggaatgtccaattatttttttctcctcatcctctgatctcacaagcctaaagccagaatcagtTTTACggcgagcaatccagagcagaggtcgGTGGGCTGctgatcccagagaacagagatcagccctgctttttatccactcggaatgtgctcagtgtctgaccagtagggttcgctgttacgcgatgaggagaagcaatccctgctggtttcccatcccccacccctggAGCATAaaagccaatgtgacgcccccttcggagtccccagcaaagttcagtcTCTTCGCACAGCCTGGACGAAAACTAGTGCTGTCCAAGCTgcgtgactcatcctgcgctcccagagATAAATCTAATATGCAgtccattgttgtttgttttggtagtgGTGTTGTTTTGTTGTGTACATGTAAAGTAACAGAATTCGTTTTGTAAAGCTGACACCATACAACTGAAGGTGTCCAGTCTTATTAACTACAGGGGACACATCAATCGTATTATCGGTGAGTAGTGACGTACCTGGTGAAGGTGCTGTGGAGGAGTTATAGGACCATTAAAGTTTAACATATATAACATCATTGAAACCCATTTGTTTTGTGCCTCATCATTCCAAACGCCTTGTCTTATTTTGACCCAATATACCTTAAAATATACAGTGAAATATGAAAAAGCTATAGATGATAAGGCAATGGGTATATTGCTGCCTGTAAAtatgaatatcttttttttaatgaagatgaGCTGTCATTTTGGCAAAATAAGagtgtgctgtacagtatatagtagtCCTTATACACTTAGCCATTTAACTtcattttattaagaaaacacTAGTCTTGAAAAGATGTTGTTAACATTTTATTTGGGATAATAAACCAATAAAAAACAATGACACTGTTACCTATTTCTAACTACTTCACAGACACTAATGTTTTCAGCCTTTGACTTTCTTTAACAATACACCATTGTCTTGTATTTGGCACGTAAACATTGTACATAATTGCAGCTTTAACAAgtgaaaaaccttttttttttttcctttgaacaAACAGACTAGTATATTTCCAGTATTTCCCCAATGGGACTACACTTACTAATCAACTGAGTTGCTTCTTACTTAACAAGAAAacactgtttaaacattaaaacacattcagCTTATTCTGGTACTGAAATGGTTGCATGCTTATTCCACATTTTAGCATTACATCTTTCATATTTGTGTTTCTAATAGATGTACTAACATAGTTGTACTGggctaaatatattttttttaattttaaattttgtATGAACAAATTTACATATTAAGAAATGTGTAGCGCTAGTGCAGAGTAACACAAAAAACAAGAATTATAAAAAAGATTTATTTCCAAACAATTAAATAGCcacataatgtatatatatatatatatatatatatatatatatatatatatatatatatatatatattagttcatAGGTCATTAAGACTGGCACATAAACTTACATGATACAcgtaatacacatttaaatacaacTTATGATAACTGACTTGTCCCTTTAAATAAAAATCCATGCACTTCACATTTTACTTCAGAGAAGTAGTATATTATCATAACACCtgtcttttaaaattatttattgttatttatttgcattacattCCATTTTCTCCCCCAAAGTCATAATAAGTGGATGTGAGGCATCACAAATACAAATGCATAACAAATAGAAGATAgggaatttagatttttttttacatggtgatATGGACTGAAACAAGGTTACCATATTTACTGTAAAACTGgcaacaaaactgaaatattcccgttttaatattttttaatatttcacagTTTTCAGCAAAGGGTCAATGTTAGTAACATAATTCCCATAGGTGCATGGCCTTGCAAGagctttgtgtttaaaacctgATCAGACCCCGTCATATGCGATATTGTGAACGGCACCTGAAACAGGAGGAACACAGGCAAAATGCTCAAGGACCAACAAAACTCCTTTTTAGTCGTTGATGATGAAAGCGGTTATCAACAGAAATACTCATTGGGCTGCCCTTCAATTTTAGCAGTGGCTTCTGAATCCAGACTGGACCTGGCTGAGAGAAGACGGTTAGACTCTTCTGGGTTGACTCTTGTCAGATATTCACCTTCCAGACCCTTTGCCTTGGGGCCTGGGGACAAAGCTTCAAATGTGACATAAGAGTCTTGGATATCTTTCGCCTTTCTCCCAAACATCTTTATGCAGCGCCTTTTCAGTGCCCCGCAGCAGACGATCAGTGTCAGGGGCACGGCTATTACACAGGCAACAGTGATTACAACTACATTGATGAGCTTTTGGGTTCCACTAGCACTGGCAGCTTCATCTGTTGAGAAGATTACGCACTGCTCTTTTTTGGGGATCAGCCCTTTGACGCACACACAGGCAATGTACTTTGTCTTTGGCATGAGTCCATCAATGGTGATCCTGTTCTTGCTTGGGCCGACATTAATTCTGCGCATGTCCCTTTCTCCAAAGATAGCATACAGGACACTAAATATGGTGGTGTTTTTGGCTGTAGGAGCTCTCCAGGTCAAAGTAACTGTATGATCAGTGTCCCCAATTATCTTTACTGACCTAACCACTCGTTCCAGCTCCTGTTGGAGGGAAGAAGCGTTTGCTGAAAGGCTGCTCATATTAGTTTTGTTCCTATCCTGTGGGCCATTGCTACTGTTTGGGTCAGATGTCTGTCCATTTATTCCACTTTTAGCGATGCTATGATTTTCTAGTTCTGCATACATTTCAGTATAACCAAGGGGCTTaatgtttggtgtttgtgaagtTGTGGTTGGAACGACATACCTAGCCACCAGCTTTTCTTGGTAAGCAGCTTTCCCCACTCCATTTGGTCTCCTaatccatgttttttttgtgggggTAGTGGTTTGATTTTCAGCATTTGCAACATCCGTTATCACGAGAGAAATTATAGCTTCGGCACTCCCCACAAAGTTTGTTGCTCTGCAGACATATTTGCCAGAGTCATGATATGATACAGCAGGTATACTAAATATAGACCAAATGATCCCCTCTTTTGAGATTTCCTGTTgcactgttaaaaaaaaggaGATGGCAAAATAAGACAGCACGATTTTCAATTGTTTCAAATATACAAAAATgaagtatttatatataaatagttGCAACTGTTTCCTGCATTGAATTAAAGTCAGACGTACACAATATAGAATATATtaaatcaagtaaaaaaaaaaaaaaatgacttgtctTAATCATTGTTTGTTTCTTATAATTTTACCTAAGCATTTATGATTGGGTGTTTAAAGTCATAAAGAATATATTATTTTCCAGTATGTCTTCAAAAGATAGCGTAGGTTACATTCGACATCACTAATATGCACTTTTATATTAACGTGAATAGCTGCTGTAGCTTACTATCATTAACAAATAGATTGTTtgttagttatatatatatatatatatatatatatatatatatatatatatatatatatatatttaactacaTTAATTAGTGTAATACATACCTGTCCCATTCAGTTGTTTTCCATCAAGTCTTTTCCATGTGAACTCTGGGATTGGTACTCCAATGGTGCTACATCGGAGTAGTACATTGTTACCCACCGGAGTCTTTACTCGGGCAACAGCAGTGTGTACTGTTGACATTTGGCATTGCCTCGGTTCAACCTCACTAAATAAGACTCCAGAGAGACTCTCGGGTTCAGAACATCTCAGTCTGCCATCTATAAATGCCACTGAAGATGATGGAGACTTCAGAAAATTGACCAGATCATAAAGCTGACAGTCACAAAACCAGGGGTTGTCATGGAGGCCTATTGacaagaacaaacaaaacaactggGTTAACATATAAACAGGTCTGCAAAGTCTCCATACTGAATATAGTTCACTGGGATCCAATAATCATTATCCAATACCAAATACTTATATTGTATTTGCCATAATAATGTTCGTCTATTTGGGACAtttattaaaagtattttctGTGTTCAAATTATAGTAGGCATTAATGTCTACATTTTTAATGCTTTTTCCTTGTTTATAATATGCTTTTACCTTGACATGATTTTTTTCCCCTGTGCCACACCACtttgatttaccatgctttgacTGTTCTTAGCTCTACTTAACCAAAGTATGGGTAAGGGTAACTTGTCTTTTACCAGTGGCTCTGGTGGTTATGTGGGCAATTTCCCTTAGAGAGCTATATTAAGTTTTCATTAAGTGGAAGCTATCCTTTCCACCCACACCACACCTGCCACCTTGATTCTCTGTAAACTACTTAATCCTTACTATGGTTAAGAataattttgtttgttaaattacatttatataattaaataaacacccaatGGTACTTTATGTTGTTCTGTAAACCTtacaaattaaattaacattaacTTTAGTCGTTTAGTGAATCAGTTTATGTTTTATCCCTTCCACTTTCTACGACAATGATTTTATTCtgtaagattaaaaaataaagtaaaggctagaaatgtgttttaaatgtttttctaattTAATCCCAAAAGTCTTGTATGTTATAATGTATGTCACATTTGCATTTAAACACTATGTAAATGTAAACTTCAAAaatatactgcacataatgaCAAAAACAGGGCCATCTTACCTAGAATAATCTTTGAATTGTCAATGTAGGCACCTTGGGTTGGCTTCACGCTCAGCCAAGTTGCCATTAGTTCTGAAGGTACAGTAACCAAATAATTGCTGGATAGATCCAAGTATGTGATGTTTTTCATGTAAACCATTGCCTCTGATGGCATAGAAGTAAGTTGATTGTTGTGCAAATCAAGTAGCCGTAGGTTAGGCATGTCAGCGATTGATTCCCAGGGAAAATAAGTGAGGGCATTGCCATCCATTCTTAGCTCCTCTAGATTATACAGACCACGGAAACTGTCCGCATTTACAGTCGACAGAGAATTAAAGGACATCCAGAGAAACTCCAGGTTAGAGAGGTAATGAAAGGCTTCACTTGGAACCCTCTTAATAGCTGTCTTCTCAATTCGTAATTTGGAGGTATCTAAAGGAAAGTTCACTGGTACTGAAGATATCTCCGGGTCGTTACAGAGAACACTCCTGAAATCAAAGACGAGACAAAATAGTTAATATAAATGCAAACATGTGTTATGACTATAAAATACCTTACAATAATGTACGGTATGTCGCGTGTATTATTACTTGCCTGTTAgcctatatgtatatattattattatttgtttatttagcagacgcctttatccaaggcaacttgcagagactagggtgtgtgaactatgcatcagctgcagagtcacttacaattacgtatcaccc
The sequence above is a segment of the Acipenser ruthenus chromosome 7, fAciRut3.2 maternal haplotype, whole genome shotgun sequence genome. Coding sequences within it:
- the LOC117415829 gene encoding leucine-rich repeat, immunoglobulin-like domain and transmembrane domain-containing protein 1, which encodes MFLSLSWFCCLALGGLPLVCSSCISHCSCFYHNLSDGSKARSVLCNDPEISSVPVNFPLDTSKLRIEKTAIKRVPSEAFHYLSNLEFLWMSFNSLSTVNADSFRGLYNLEELRMDGNALTYFPWESIADMPNLRLLDLHNNQLTSMPSEAMVYMKNITYLDLSSNYLVTVPSELMATWLSVKPTQGAYIDNSKIILGLHDNPWFCDCQLYDLVNFLKSPSSSVAFIDGRLRCSEPESLSGVLFSEVEPRQCQMSTVHTAVARVKTPVGNNVLLRCSTIGVPIPEFTWKRLDGKQLNGTVQQEISKEGIIWSIFSIPAVSYHDSGKYVCRATNFVGSAEAIISLVITDVANAENQTTTPTKKTWIRRPNGVGKAAYQEKLVARYVVPTTTSQTPNIKPLGYTEMYAELENHSIAKSGINGQTSDPNSSNGPQDRNKTNMSSLSANASSLQQELERVVRSVKIIGDTDHTVTLTWRAPTAKNTTIFSVLYAIFGERDMRRINVGPSKNRITIDGLMPKTKYIACVCVKGLIPKKEQCVIFSTDEAASASGTQKLINVVVITVACVIAVPLTLIVCCGALKRRCIKMFGRKAKDIQDSYVTFEALSPGPKAKGLEGEYLTRVNPEESNRLLSARSSLDSEATAKIEGQPNEYFC